GATCCGTGACGATGAAGATCCGCTTGTTCCGCCATTCTGCTAAGCGATTCAGCGCTCCTTGTCCCATATAAATGTCGGTTTTAAAAGAAATTTTGTCCATGTGGGCACCTCCAAGAAATAGTTGGCAACAAAAAAAGAGACCTTTAAAAGAACGAATTCCTTTAAAAGCCTCTTTGCTCGTTATATGTACACGCCATTGTGTAACTAGTAATCATACAGTTGTCTACCACCACTGTACACCTTAATCCTGATAATCGTCAACCGCATTTTGTATAAAAAAGATACACATCGTTGTGTATCATATTCTTCGACATTGAAGAACCTACCCGTTACCTAATGTACATCCTTGTACTTGTTTGGCACCATCGCCAGGCCCTCCCGACATCAGCGTCGGTACCACCTTTATCCATACAAAAAAAGCCTAGAAGGCGAAAATCGTCACACTAGACTTGTAAACCAGCCACTTTCGCCTCGAAATGGTTGGTTTTTCAAAGTTTCCAGGAAAATGACCTGACTTAAGACTGAACATCCAGTCTATCACAGTGGCGGGACCGCGTTGGATTTGCACCAAACTTCCATTACCTGAAACTTTTGTATTGTGGTATGACGTGAATGGGTACCATTCGAAATCATTATAGCATATAGAAATGGGATGGCAATATATAAATTTTGTAACGTTCGTGTCCCCCCTTAAATTAGCTAGTGTACGCCAGCAGTTATGCTAGTTTCGAAGATAACAAAATAGACCGATTTCGAAGGAGATCTATCTATATAGGGCATACGCGAGAAGCTCAGTTATGGCTTATTATGAAGGGCAACAGTTTATGCTACAAGAAAGGAGCTACCCTCATCTTCGCCATTGGCAGCAATAACTTTGTCAGCCACTTCCTTGATCGTCTATCCTTTTCGGATGAATAATCTCTGTTTCACCACTTGGTACAGCAGCCATATAAATAGTGATAGACTTACAATCAATAAATATGTATTAAAATTGAAGTATTGATTATTTATATGAATTGACAGTCCCGTTGTAATTGAATTAATGTATTGCCAATCTATATAACCAAATTTCTCTTCGTATACTTGAGCCAAAAAAATTCGGTATTTCTGATAGCTAGTTAATTGATAGTATACCCCTACAATGTAATGACTCACGATCACTAAAAATATGATAACTATTGTTTTAAAAAGTATCTTCTTGTCCTTAAACATATAGACCCACTGAAATACCAGTATTACAAATAAAATGATCAATGGAACAAACAATAAAATTGCAGGATTTCCATTACCAGAACTACTTCCAGGCGTTGTCGTCATTGAGTTCCCAAAAGTAAATAGCAGTAAGATCACTGCTAGATTAATAAATAAACTTAATTTTGTTTTCATATCTCCTCCTCGATTTAATTAAAGAACATAATGCAGTTGTCTTAGCTAACCTTTTTATTCACGAATCCCCACCATCTTAGATAGCTTATCTTAGTGGATGCGGTTGTCTGCTGATTCATCTTCTCCGAAATTCCCCGGCAGACCAGGAGCTTTAGATGCGTGAATATAGTGTTGTCTACTGTCGATTAGTATTGTTACTATATTAAGAACTATAGGGAAGTTTTTCAATATTTACCAAACTATTAAAATTATTATTAATGGGAGTATGTTTAAAGCACTTACTACTATGTAAATCCAATCTCATTGAGAAAAGAAAGTCTTATAGTTTAAAATTTCGAAGTGGCTTTCCATATTTCACTAAAACATGCCACAATAGTTTTAATTCCTGAAGTACTTCCTTATAGCATCCACGATCACTCCAAGAAATTGGATCGCGTTTCAAGTCCATTGCAGCAGATCCAATCATGCTCACATCGATAAAATCATTTCTTGCAATGCGTTTGGCCAAGGAAGGCATCGATGGACCTCTAAAATCCGCAGGAACCTCGTCTACCCAAAGCGCAAAGCCCATGTGCCAATAGAGATCTATTGAATACTTTAGACATATTTTCTCTAAGGTCCTGCCTATATGAGTGTCCTTGAATGAAGGATCTGCAACAAGCACTTTGACGTCTTCTTTAAGAGAAATATCACCATGAACCTGAGCTTCAATATAGTGGTTAAGATTGCGGTTTGGATCTTTGTTTGTAGGATCCGAGAATGGTCTCTCTAGATTAACCAGGACATGATCGATTAATTTTCGTAGCGTCATATTTTTTTCACCGATAGCGAAATTTCTAAAGAATGCCTCCTTCATGAGGGCCGCCAAAATGATATTGAACTCCTCATAAGTACCCTTTTCCTTCGGATCTTGATGCGAATCCAAATAAGTGTATGTGCTACGATATGAGACCTCCGGGGATAGAATGAAATAGCATGATCCAAAGCGTGGAGCTGGTCCATCTGGATGTAACATCAAATCTAGTGCGCCATACTTGGGTCGTTGGCTATTGGTTGAGTCCTTTAGGTGATATGCTCCTCCAAAAATCTTCTTCTCCCAAAGGTCTCGTTCACCGCCAGGGTAAGCCGATACGCTGCCATTAGATAATAATGTCTCAAACTGACTTTTATAAATTCCCTGCTCAAGCAGTGCTTCAGCAACGCTTTTCATATTCGTCGGATCTGGTCTATCTGGATGAAAATGTAGGGCAATCTTTGCGTGCGCCTTTAACTTAACGACGGCGTCTTCAAATGTTTTATACGCGATATTAGAAATTTGAAGGATTTCCTTAATTACTCGCTCATCTTCATTTTTTTGGCTTCTTGCGTACTTTGTAAGATGCTCTAAAGCCAATAATTGTGACCTTGATAATTTCATGGGCAGATGGGTCTCTCCTTTTGTACCGAAATTCGAATTTGCACCCTCTTTTGTTTTTACCTTAGAAATGATAGTTGAAGACAAAAGGGAATTTATAAAAAAACATTATCCTAATCGGAAACGATAGTTGAATTTCTTGAAATTATTTTTTCAATCTATCTTCTATTCTGGTTCATCCATCCTAAGGCGTAATCGATCATTTTTTTCTGTGGTATTAAGTAACTCACGACCTCTCCCACCAGTCCCTCTTTAACCAAATTAGTTTTGGATTTGAAATCATAAAAAATCTTGTCAAAATCATCAGATTCATTATTAATATCATCATATGTAGCCCATTGTTCTTTTCCATCCAGCATTTTTACTTCCCATGCTTTAGGTTTAATGAAAGTGTTCTGTTCTCCTGTCTGTACTCAGCCAGATGTAATGAACTATTAGTATTAGTTGGAGCTCCAAGTAATAGAATAAATCCCTCTAATTCATAGATCTTTCCCAAGGGAGAATCCTCACTTAATGCATAATCTAGTCTATGATTTTCAGTTATTCTTATAGCATCTTTACCCCACGCAGCAAATGAAGCATGCGGGTGTGAA
The nucleotide sequence above comes from Paenibacillus sp. IHBB 10380. Encoded proteins:
- a CDS encoding DUF3626 domain-containing protein, producing MKLSRSQLLALEHLTKYARSQKNEDERVIKEILQISNIAYKTFEDAVVKLKAHAKIALHFHPDRPDPTNMKSVAEALLEQGIYKSQFETLLSNGSVSAYPGGERDLWEKKIFGGAYHLKDSTNSQRPKYGALDLMLHPDGPAPRFGSCYFILSPEVSYRSTYTYLDSHQDPKEKGTYEEFNIILAALMKEAFFRNFAIGEKNMTLRKLIDHVLVNLERPFSDPTNKDPNRNLNHYIEAQVHGDISLKEDVKVLVADPSFKDTHIGRTLEKICLKYSIDLYWHMGFALWVDEVPADFRGPSMPSLAKRIARNDFIDVSMIGSAAMDLKRDPISWSDRGCYKEVLQELKLLWHVLVKYGKPLRNFKL
- a CDS encoding AAC(3) family N-acetyltransferase, which encodes MLDGKEQWATYDDINNESDDFDKIFYDFKSKTNLVKEGLVGEVVSYLIPQKKMIDYALGWMNQNRR